One window of Klebsiella quasivariicola genomic DNA carries:
- the era gene encoding GTPase Era, translating to MSEEKSYCGFVAIVGRPNVGKSTLLNKLLGQKISITSRKAQTTRHRIVGIHTEGPYQAIYVDTPGLHMEEKRAINRLMNKAASSSIGDVELVIFVVEGTRWTQDDEMVLNKLREAKAPVILAVNKVDNVQEKADLLPHLQFLASQMNFLDIVPISAETGTNVDTIAAIVRKHLPEAIHHFPEDYITDRSQRFMASEIIREKLMRFLGAELPYSVTVEIERFVTNERGGYDINGLILVEREGQKKMVIGNKGAKIKTIGIEARKDMQEMFEAPVHLELWVKVKSGWADDERALRSLGYVDDL from the coding sequence ATGAGCGAAGAAAAAAGTTATTGTGGGTTTGTTGCCATCGTGGGTCGCCCAAACGTTGGCAAATCCACGCTGTTGAACAAGCTGCTTGGGCAGAAGATCTCGATCACCTCCCGTAAAGCGCAGACTACCCGTCACCGCATCGTCGGCATCCATACTGAAGGGCCGTATCAGGCGATTTACGTCGATACCCCGGGCCTGCATATGGAAGAGAAGCGTGCGATTAACCGCCTGATGAACAAAGCGGCCAGCAGCTCGATTGGCGATGTTGAACTGGTCATCTTCGTGGTGGAAGGCACTCGCTGGACGCAGGACGATGAAATGGTGCTGAACAAGCTGCGTGAAGCGAAAGCGCCGGTGATCCTCGCGGTCAACAAGGTGGATAACGTGCAGGAAAAAGCGGACCTGCTGCCGCACCTGCAGTTCCTCGCCAGCCAGATGAATTTCCTCGATATCGTGCCGATCTCGGCAGAAACCGGGACTAACGTCGACACCATCGCGGCGATCGTGCGTAAGCATCTGCCGGAAGCGATCCATCACTTCCCGGAAGATTATATTACCGATCGTTCTCAGCGCTTTATGGCCTCTGAAATCATCCGTGAAAAACTGATGCGTTTCCTCGGCGCAGAGTTGCCGTACTCCGTCACCGTGGAAATTGAACGTTTCGTGACCAATGAGCGCGGTGGCTACGATATCAACGGTCTGATCCTCGTCGAGCGCGAAGGGCAGAAGAAGATGGTGATTGGCAACAAAGGCGCCAAAATCAAAACCATCGGCATCGAAGCGCGTAAGGACATGCAGGAGATGTTTGAAGCGCCGGTGCACCTCGAGCTGTGGGTTAAAGTGAAATCCGGCTGGGCCGATGACGAGCGCGCGCTGCGCAGTCTCGGTTACGTTGACGACCTCTGA
- the rnc gene encoding ribonuclease III: MNPIVINRLQRKLGYTFHHQELLQQALTHRSASSKHNERLEFLGDSILSFVIANALYHRFPRVDEGDMSRMRATLVRGNTLAEIAREFELGECLRLGPGELKSGGFRRESILADTVEALIGGVFLDSDIQNVERLILSWYQTRLDEISPGDKQKDPKTRLQEYLQGRHLPLPSYLVVQVRGEAHDQEFTIHCQVSGLSEPVVGTGSSRRKAEQAAAEQALKKLELE, from the coding sequence ATGAACCCCATCGTAATTAATCGGCTTCAACGAAAGCTGGGCTACACTTTTCATCATCAGGAGCTGTTGCAACAGGCATTAACTCACCGCAGTGCCAGCAGCAAACATAATGAGCGCCTGGAATTTTTAGGTGACTCCATTTTAAGTTTCGTGATCGCGAATGCGCTGTATCATCGCTTTCCTCGCGTGGACGAAGGCGATATGAGCCGTATGCGCGCGACGCTGGTGCGTGGCAACACGCTGGCAGAGATCGCCCGCGAGTTTGAGCTGGGCGAATGTCTGCGCCTCGGGCCGGGTGAACTGAAAAGCGGCGGTTTCCGTCGCGAATCAATTCTCGCGGACACCGTTGAAGCGTTAATTGGCGGGGTTTTCCTCGACAGCGATATTCAGAACGTTGAACGCTTAATCCTCTCCTGGTACCAGACTCGTCTGGACGAAATCAGTCCGGGCGATAAGCAAAAGGATCCGAAGACGCGTCTGCAGGAGTATCTGCAGGGACGTCATCTGCCGTTGCCGTCCTACCTGGTGGTCCAGGTGCGCGGCGAAGCGCACGATCAGGAATTTACTATCCACTGCCAGGTCAGTGGCCTGAGTGAACCGGTGGTTGGCACAGGTTCCAGCCGTCGCAAGGCGGAGCAGGCTGCCGCCGAACAGGCGCTGAAAAAGCTGGAGCTGGAATGA
- the nadS gene encoding NadS family protein produces MKDELFADLLASAEEMVRIEKGEQTPEPQHVHTYSPIDVKAIREATGLKQQDFALAVGVSYDLVKSWETKRREPTGAPRKLLLLLQLNPFIINQLKAI; encoded by the coding sequence ATGAAAGACGAATTATTTGCCGATCTGCTGGCCAGTGCAGAAGAAATGGTGAGAATTGAAAAAGGTGAGCAAACCCCTGAGCCACAGCATGTTCACACTTATAGCCCGATTGATGTGAAAGCGATTCGCGAGGCTACCGGCTTAAAACAGCAGGATTTTGCTCTCGCCGTAGGCGTTAGCTATGACTTAGTTAAAAGCTGGGAAACTAAACGGCGCGAGCCAACCGGCGCCCCGAGAAAATTGCTGCTTTTATTACAGCTCAATCCTTTTATTATCAATCAGCTTAAAGCAATTTAG
- a CDS encoding toxin HigB-2 produces the protein MYTFIELQGFSKRRQALLPDDEFRVFQEMLIEDPEAGDTIAGTGEFRKIRWSRPGMGKRGGVRIIYYNVTRKGRIYLALVYPKNELDDLTEEQKKMLKQLSAMLVFR, from the coding sequence ATGTACACTTTTATTGAGCTGCAGGGTTTCAGTAAACGGCGTCAGGCGCTTCTACCGGATGACGAGTTTCGCGTTTTTCAGGAGATGTTGATTGAGGATCCTGAGGCTGGCGATACCATTGCAGGGACTGGGGAATTTCGAAAAATTCGCTGGAGCCGACCGGGGATGGGCAAGCGTGGCGGGGTGAGAATTATTTATTACAATGTGACGCGTAAAGGGCGAATTTATCTGGCATTGGTCTATCCCAAAAATGAGCTGGATGATTTAACGGAAGAACAAAAGAAGATGCTGAAACAGTTATCCGCTATGCTGGTATTCCGCTGA
- the yfhb gene encoding phosphatidylglycerophosphatase C has product MFFDLDGTLHQQDMFGSFLRYLLRRLPLNLLLVVAMGPAILAGLAVCGRAARWPMSLLLWASTFGRREAVLKRLEAEFVGWFRHHVTAFPVVHARLTAYLTSTDADVWLITGSPQSLVEQVYRDTLWLPRVNLIASRTARRWGGWVLTLRCLGHEKVVQLEKKIGAPLRLYSGYSDSEQDNPLLGFCQHRWRVTPQGELQQLE; this is encoded by the coding sequence GTGTTTTTTGATCTGGATGGAACCTTGCATCAACAGGATATGTTCGGCAGCTTTCTGCGCTATCTGCTGCGCCGACTGCCGCTGAACCTGTTGCTGGTGGTGGCGATGGGGCCGGCGATCCTTGCCGGGCTGGCGGTGTGTGGGCGGGCGGCGCGCTGGCCGATGAGCCTCCTGCTGTGGGCGTCAACCTTTGGCCGTCGCGAGGCGGTACTGAAGCGGCTGGAAGCGGAATTTGTCGGCTGGTTTCGTCATCATGTGACGGCGTTTCCGGTGGTTCATGCGCGGCTCACGGCCTACCTGACCAGCACCGATGCCGATGTGTGGTTGATCACCGGCTCGCCGCAGTCGCTGGTGGAGCAGGTCTATCGCGATACCCTCTGGTTGCCGCGGGTCAATCTGATTGCCAGTCGCACCGCGCGCCGCTGGGGCGGCTGGGTATTAACCCTGCGCTGTCTGGGGCATGAAAAGGTGGTGCAGCTGGAGAAAAAGATTGGCGCCCCGCTGCGGCTGTACAGCGGCTATAGCGATAGCGAGCAGGACAACCCCTTGCTCGGCTTTTGCCAGCACCGCTGGCGTGTCACCCCTCAGGGAGAACTCCAGCAGCTGGAGTAA
- the recO gene encoding DNA repair protein RecO encodes MDGWQRAFVLHSRPWSETSLMLDVFTEESGRVRLVAKGARSKRSNLKGALQPFTPLLVRFGGRGEVKTLRSAEAVSLALPLSGITLYSGLYVNELISRVLEHETRFSELFFDYLHCIQALAGASGSPEPALRRFELALLGHLGYGVDFLHCAGSGEPVDDTMTYRYREEKGFIASLVIDNNTFTGHHLKALASREFPDVDTLRAAKRFTRIALKPYLGGKPLKSRELFRQFMPARKARADNTNND; translated from the coding sequence GTGGATGGATGGCAGCGCGCCTTTGTCCTGCATAGCCGACCGTGGAGCGAAACCAGCCTGATGCTGGACGTCTTCACGGAAGAATCGGGTCGCGTGCGCCTGGTTGCCAAAGGCGCACGCTCCAAACGCTCTAATCTCAAGGGCGCTTTACAGCCCTTCACCCCCTTACTGGTTCGCTTCGGCGGCCGCGGCGAAGTCAAAACCCTGCGCAGCGCAGAAGCGGTCTCGCTGGCGCTACCGCTCAGCGGTATCACCCTCTACAGCGGTCTCTACGTTAACGAGCTTATCTCCCGCGTGCTGGAGCACGAAACACGCTTCTCCGAACTCTTTTTCGACTACCTGCACTGCATTCAGGCGCTCGCCGGGGCCAGCGGCTCGCCTGAACCCGCGCTGCGACGTTTTGAGCTGGCGCTGCTCGGGCACCTGGGCTATGGCGTGGATTTTCTCCACTGCGCGGGGAGCGGTGAGCCGGTGGACGACACCATGACCTACCGCTATCGCGAAGAAAAGGGCTTTATTGCCAGCCTGGTGATTGATAACAACACGTTTACCGGGCACCATTTGAAAGCGTTGGCGAGTCGTGAGTTTCCTGATGTTGATACGCTGCGCGCCGCAAAGCGCTTTACCCGTATCGCCCTGAAGCCCTATCTCGGCGGCAAACCACTCAAGAGCCGGGAATTGTTTCGCCAGTTTATGCCCGCGCGAAAGGCGCGAGCGGATAATACGAATAATGATTAA
- a CDS encoding YfhL family 4Fe-4S dicluster ferredoxin encodes MALLITKKCINCDMCEPECPNEAISMGDSIYEINSDRCTECVGHYDTPTCQKVCPIPNTILKDPAHIESEEQLWDKFVLLHHADKI; translated from the coding sequence ATGGCGCTGTTAATTACCAAAAAATGCATCAATTGCGATATGTGCGAACCGGAATGCCCGAATGAGGCCATTTCGATGGGTGACAGCATTTATGAAATTAACAGCGACCGCTGCACTGAGTGCGTGGGGCATTACGACACGCCAACCTGCCAGAAAGTGTGCCCGATCCCAAATACGATCCTGAAAGATCCGGCACACATCGAGAGTGAAGAACAGCTGTGGGATAAATTTGTGCTGCTGCACCACGCGGATAAAATTTAA
- the lepB gene encoding signal peptidase I, protein MANMFALILVIATLVTGVLWCLDKFIFAPKRRERQAAAQAATGEQLDKKTLKKVGPKPGWLETGASVFPVLAIVLVVRSFIYEPFQIPSGSMMPTLLIGDFILVEKFAYGIKDPIYQKTLIETGHPKRGDIVVFKYPEDPRLDYIKRAVGLPGDKVTYDPVAKQVTIQPGCSSGQACGNALPVTYSNVEPSDFVQTFSRSNGGEATSGFWQLPKGETKADGIRLTERQETLGDVTHRILMVPIAQDQVGMYYHQSGLPLATWIVPPGQYFMMGDNRDNSADSRYWGFVPEANLVGKATAIWMSFEKQEGEWPTGVRLSRIGGIH, encoded by the coding sequence ATGGCGAACATGTTTGCCCTGATCCTGGTGATTGCGACCCTGGTGACGGGCGTTTTATGGTGCCTGGACAAGTTCATTTTTGCACCGAAACGTCGTGAGCGTCAGGCCGCTGCTCAGGCAGCGACCGGCGAGCAACTGGACAAGAAGACGCTGAAGAAAGTCGGCCCGAAACCGGGCTGGCTGGAAACCGGCGCATCGGTTTTCCCGGTGCTGGCGATCGTTCTGGTGGTGCGTTCATTTATTTATGAGCCGTTCCAGATCCCGTCAGGTTCGATGATGCCAACGCTGCTCATCGGCGATTTTATTCTGGTAGAGAAATTTGCCTACGGCATTAAAGATCCTATCTACCAGAAAACGCTGATCGAGACCGGCCATCCTAAGCGCGGCGATATCGTGGTCTTCAAATATCCGGAAGATCCGCGTCTCGACTACATCAAGCGCGCGGTGGGGTTACCGGGTGATAAGGTCACCTACGATCCGGTAGCCAAGCAGGTCACTATTCAGCCGGGATGCAGTTCCGGACAGGCCTGTGGCAACGCGCTGCCGGTGACCTATTCCAACGTGGAGCCGAGCGATTTCGTTCAGACCTTCTCCCGTAGCAACGGCGGGGAAGCGACCAGCGGTTTCTGGCAGCTGCCGAAAGGCGAAACCAAAGCCGACGGGATTCGTCTGACCGAGCGTCAGGAGACGCTGGGCGACGTCACGCACCGTATTTTGATGGTGCCGATTGCCCAGGATCAGGTCGGAATGTACTACCATCAGTCTGGTCTGCCGCTGGCCACCTGGATTGTGCCGCCCGGTCAGTACTTTATGATGGGCGACAACCGGGATAACAGCGCCGACAGCCGTTACTGGGGCTTTGTGCCGGAAGCCAACCTGGTCGGCAAAGCGACCGCAATCTGGATGAGTTTTGAAAAGCAGGAAGGCGAATGGCCGACCGGCGTGCGGTTATCGCGCATTGGTGGAATTCATTAA
- the acpS gene encoding holo-ACP synthase, giving the protein MAILGLGTDIVEIARIEAVIARSGDRLARRVLSDHEWSIWAQHQQPVRFLAKRFAVKEAAAKALGTGIRNGLAFNQFEVYNDELGKPKLRLWGEAQRLADRLGVSHIHVTLADERHYACATVIVES; this is encoded by the coding sequence ATGGCTATCCTCGGGCTGGGGACCGACATCGTCGAGATCGCCCGTATCGAAGCGGTGATCGCCCGTAGCGGCGATCGCCTTGCCCGCCGGGTGCTGAGCGACCATGAATGGAGCATCTGGGCGCAGCATCAGCAGCCGGTGCGTTTCCTGGCGAAACGCTTTGCGGTCAAGGAAGCGGCGGCGAAAGCGCTGGGAACCGGGATCCGTAATGGACTGGCCTTTAATCAGTTCGAGGTTTACAACGATGAGCTGGGCAAGCCGAAGCTGCGGTTATGGGGTGAGGCGCAACGGCTGGCGGATCGGCTGGGGGTGAGTCACATTCATGTCACGCTCGCCGACGAGCGACATTACGCCTGCGCCACGGTGATCGTCGAAAGTTAA
- a CDS encoding MurR/RpiR family transcriptional regulator, with amino-acid sequence MNCLTRIRQRYPTLAASDKKLADYILGQPDETRHLSSQQLAAQAGVSQSSVVKFAQKLGFKGFPALKLALSEALASSPDPQSVPVHNHIRGDDPLRLVGEKLIKDNVAAMHASLDVNTEETLREAVTLLRNARRVIVTGIGASGLVARNFSWKLMKIGVNAVSEQDMHALLATVQALSSDDLLLAISYSGERREINMAAGEALRVGCKILAITGFSPNALQQQATHCLYTIAEEQATRSAAISSTSAQMMLTDLLFMGLVQQDLERAPERIRHSEALVKKLV; translated from the coding sequence ATGAACTGTTTAACGCGCATTCGTCAGCGCTATCCCACCCTGGCGGCGAGCGACAAAAAGTTGGCCGATTATATTCTGGGTCAACCCGATGAGACCCGGCACCTCAGCTCACAGCAGCTGGCGGCGCAAGCCGGTGTGAGTCAGTCCAGCGTGGTTAAATTTGCCCAGAAGCTGGGATTCAAAGGCTTTCCGGCGCTGAAGCTGGCCCTCAGTGAAGCGCTGGCCAGCAGTCCGGATCCCCAGTCCGTCCCGGTACATAACCATATTCGCGGTGATGATCCGCTGCGTCTGGTGGGCGAAAAACTGATTAAGGACAATGTCGCCGCCATGCATGCCTCGCTGGACGTCAACACTGAAGAAACGCTGCGGGAAGCCGTCACGCTGCTGCGCAACGCCCGCCGGGTGATCGTCACCGGGATTGGCGCCTCCGGTCTGGTAGCGCGTAACTTTAGCTGGAAACTGATGAAGATCGGCGTCAACGCTGTCTCGGAGCAGGATATGCACGCGCTGCTGGCGACGGTGCAGGCCCTGTCCAGCGACGATCTGCTGCTGGCTATCTCTTACTCCGGCGAGCGCCGGGAGATCAATATGGCGGCAGGTGAAGCGCTGCGCGTAGGCTGCAAGATCCTGGCGATCACCGGGTTTAGCCCGAACGCCCTGCAGCAGCAGGCGACCCACTGCCTGTATACCATCGCCGAAGAGCAGGCGACGCGCAGCGCGGCCATCTCCTCCACCAGCGCGCAAATGATGCTGACCGACCTGCTGTTTATGGGGCTGGTGCAGCAGGATCTGGAGCGAGCGCCGGAGCGCATTCGCCATAGCGAAGCGCTGGTGAAAAAGCTGGTCTGA
- the pdxJ gene encoding pyridoxine 5'-phosphate synthase, with translation MAELLLGVNIDHIATLRNARGTAYPDPVQAAFIAEQAGADGITVHLREDRRHITDRDVRILRQTLHTRMNLEMAVTEEMLAIACETKPHFCCLVPEKRQEVTTEGGLDVAGQRDKMRDACKRLADAGILVSLFIDADEAQIKAAADVGAPYIEIHTGCYADAKTDAEQAKELERIAKAATYAASLGLKVNAGHGLTYHNVKAIAALPEMHELNIGHAIIGRAVMSGLKEAVAEMKRLMLEARG, from the coding sequence ATGGCTGAATTACTGTTAGGGGTCAATATTGACCATATCGCGACCTTACGTAACGCGCGCGGTACCGCTTATCCGGATCCGGTGCAGGCGGCTTTCATTGCTGAACAGGCCGGCGCCGACGGCATTACAGTGCATCTGCGCGAAGACCGTCGCCATATTACCGATCGCGATGTACGTATCCTGCGCCAGACCCTGCACACCCGCATGAATCTTGAAATGGCAGTCACCGAAGAGATGCTGGCGATCGCCTGCGAAACCAAACCGCACTTCTGTTGCCTGGTGCCGGAGAAGCGTCAGGAAGTCACTACCGAAGGCGGACTGGATGTAGCGGGGCAGCGCGATAAAATGCGCGACGCCTGTAAACGCCTGGCAGATGCCGGCATCCTGGTCTCTCTGTTTATTGATGCGGATGAAGCGCAGATCAAAGCGGCGGCGGACGTTGGCGCGCCCTATATCGAAATTCACACCGGCTGCTACGCCGATGCCAAAACTGACGCCGAGCAGGCGAAGGAGCTGGAACGTATTGCCAAAGCGGCCACCTATGCCGCCAGCCTTGGCCTGAAAGTGAATGCTGGCCATGGTCTGACCTACCACAACGTGAAAGCGATTGCTGCGCTGCCGGAAATGCATGAGCTGAATATCGGCCACGCGATTATCGGTCGGGCGGTGATGAGCGGCCTGAAAGAGGCAGTCGCGGAAATGAAACGTCTGATGCTGGAAGCGCGCGGCTAA